The Methanobacteriaceae archaeon genome has a window encoding:
- a CDS encoding DUF5612 domain-containing protein, which produces MNDYTLTIKSDEKKGVLDDITDVITEYGANISYVHLFIEKNNVGSINLELDHVDDIDELISALNDIEEIKSVELHGSQLDIYGKRIIIVGGGAQVSQVAMGAITEADRHNIRGERISIDTIPLVGEKPLAEAIEAISRLPRVSALVLAGSLMGGEITQAVKNVKEKSNLIVISLNMPGSVTEYADLIITDPIQAGVLAVMSIADTAAFDIKRLGDNIHF; this is translated from the coding sequence ATGAATGATTACACATTAACTATTAAATCTGATGAGAAAAAAGGAGTTTTAGATGATATCACTGATGTTATCACTGAATATGGTGCTAACATTAGTTATGTCCACCTTTTCATTGAAAAAAACAATGTAGGTTCTATTAACCTTGAACTTGACCATGTAGATGATATTGATGAGTTAATTTCAGCTTTAAATGATATTGAAGAAATTAAATCCGTTGAATTACATGGTTCACAATTGGATATTTATGGTAAACGTATAATCATTGTTGGTGGTGGAGCACAGGTATCTCAGGTAGCTATGGGTGCAATAACTGAAGCTGATAGACATAACATACGTGGTGAACGCATCAGTATCGATACTATTCCACTTGTTGGCGAAAAACCATTAGCTGAAGCTATTGAAGCTATTTCAAGACTTCCACGTGTCAGTGCTCTAGTTTTGGCAGGTTCACTTATGGGTGGTGAAATTACTCAGGCAGTTAAAAATGTTAAAGAAAAAAGTAATTTGATTGTAATTTCACTAAATATGCCGGGTAGTGTAACTGAATATGCTGATTTAATTATCACTGATCCGATTCAAGCTGGCGTTTTGGCAGTAATGTCTATTGCAGATACTGCTGCTTTTGATATTAAACGTTTAGGCGACAATATTCACTTTTAA
- a CDS encoding nickel-dependent hydrogenase large subunit, protein MDEKVPTNNIIETEIPMGTVHPAALEPYRVRFFVEDEIIQEAEITIGVNHRGIERIMEGLPVQKANSLTEKICGICSNSHIWNSCRTAETGLGIEIPQRGVYIRVIMGELERLHSHFLYLAHGCEVLAHETFSMRIFYLREIIMELLAMVGGNRVQYGCSVLGGVRPRCDLDVNKLQRIKDDMDKVEEELTKFADRFTSDPIVISRITGVGIIPQKQAIKLAVTGPSLRATGVARDLRTTMFEYDDFDYNIVTQPDGDVKSNLMVRVLESFESIKIIRQAIANIPEGKVVNHDWEMFDTEINESYIEVPRGTLYHSYGLESGRVRHCVIRTPSMSNIGAMQYAAIGNHITDGQLCIVQCDPCFTCSDRAIEIIRR, encoded by the coding sequence ATGGATGAAAAAGTACCAACAAATAATATTATTGAAACAGAAATTCCAATGGGTACAGTTCACCCTGCTGCATTGGAACCATATAGAGTAAGGTTTTTTGTTGAAGATGAAATAATTCAGGAAGCTGAAATTACTATTGGTGTTAATCATAGGGGTATTGAAAGAATTATGGAAGGTCTTCCTGTACAAAAGGCTAACTCACTTACTGAAAAAATTTGTGGAATTTGTTCCAACTCACATATATGGAACTCATGCAGAACTGCAGAAACTGGTTTAGGTATCGAAATTCCACAAAGAGGTGTCTACATTCGTGTGATTATGGGAGAACTTGAAAGATTACACTCACACTTCTTGTATTTAGCTCATGGTTGTGAAGTATTGGCTCACGAAACATTTTCCATGAGAATATTCTACTTAAGAGAAATAATCATGGAATTACTTGCTATGGTTGGAGGAAACAGAGTTCAGTATGGATGTTCTGTTTTAGGTGGAGTAAGACCAAGATGTGACTTGGATGTTAACAAATTACAAAGAATTAAAGATGATATGGATAAAGTCGAAGAAGAATTAACCAAATTTGCAGACAGATTCACTTCAGATCCAATTGTAATATCCAGAATCACTGGTGTAGGTATCATACCACAAAAACAAGCTATTAAATTAGCTGTAACTGGTCCTTCCTTAAGAGCAACTGGTGTTGCAAGAGACTTAAGAACAACCATGTTTGAATATGATGACTTTGATTATAATATTGTGACTCAACCTGACGGGGATGTAAAATCCAATTTAATGGTGAGGGTTTTAGAATCATTTGAGTCAATTAAAATTATCAGACAAGCTATTGCAAATATTCCTGAAGGTAAAGTAGTAAATCATGATTGGGAAATGTTTGACACTGAAATTAATGAAAGTTACATTGAAGTTCCAAGGGGAACTTTATATCACTCTTATGGATTAGAAAGCGGAAGGGTAAGACACTGTGTTATTAGAACTCCTTCAATGTCTAACATTGGAGCTATGCAATATGCAGCTATTGGAAATCATATAACTGATGGTCAATTATGTATTGTACAATGTGACCCATGTTTTACCTGTTCTGACAGAGCAATTGAGATAATTAGGAGATAG
- a CDS encoding EhbH produces MSNHTTIRNLIASIMAAILSVTLLDAVFHLSNMINPGVSYIYNAVGTKIAPNLITAVIFDFRAYDTLGESIILLSAGLIVLLIFGKGLLGDKQ; encoded by the coding sequence TTGTCTAATCACACTACAATTCGTAATTTAATTGCATCTATAATGGCAGCAATTTTATCTGTTACTTTATTGGATGCAGTATTTCATTTAAGTAATATGATTAATCCTGGTGTAAGTTATATTTACAATGCAGTAGGAACCAAAATAGCTCCAAACTTAATTACTGCAGTTATTTTCGATTTCAGAGCTTACGATACATTAGGAGAATCAATTATCTTATTAAGCGCAGGTTTAATTGTTTTACTTATCTTTGGTAAAGGATTATTGGGGGATAAACAATGA
- a CDS encoding 4Fe-4S binding protein, translated as MRNLIRIALEGAFTNFKRIFFAADRVTDMDLRNQISTLNVKVDDRIDEVACIGCSGCSNVCPTGAIDMKTLASPVKLTEDWTISEVPEINLEKCVVCYYCHDFCPIFSLYGQKGAVHPSCVGDQEVNVSEFIEQPFKISEDKLKVISQYLSDKTVLKNKGDGD; from the coding sequence ATGAGAAATTTAATTAGAATAGCTTTGGAAGGAGCATTTACTAACTTTAAAAGAATCTTTTTTGCAGCTGATAGGGTAACTGATATGGATTTGAGAAATCAAATCTCTACTCTTAATGTAAAAGTGGATGATAGAATTGACGAGGTGGCATGTATTGGATGTTCTGGTTGTTCAAATGTATGTCCTACCGGTGCAATTGATATGAAAACATTAGCAAGCCCTGTCAAATTGACTGAAGATTGGACTATATCAGAAGTACCTGAAATTAATCTTGAAAAATGTGTTGTTTGTTATTATTGTCATGATTTTTGTCCAATATTTTCACTTTACGGACAAAAAGGAGCAGTTCACCCTTCATGTGTTGGAGATCAGGAAGTGAATGTTTCTGAATTTATCGAGCAACCATTTAAAATATCTGAAGATAAGCTTAAAGTTATTTCTCAGTACTTATCTGATAAAACAGTATTAAAAAATAAAGGGGATGGTGATTAA
- a CDS encoding 4Fe-4S binding protein yields the protein MFLSTNTCEGKRDCINQCPTKAIKFINGKSFSCLTCGICHKNCPNGAIFQNSYGGYVVDRAKCNGCGMCLYNCPIDNITIEDGIVYGICARCGVCQEACPNRVDGYELEKDKQLNLIRSIQILNPPINKVPHKKESETKMISRNYFGTDMDNCILCGRCSEYCPTGAIHVKIDRDEGICCECRVCEDVCPNGSMNKHQIINKNSCTLCLNCLKACPHEAISVSDFEITVNKLNQKSTGSLISCLNCGLCADLCENDSHKKVDGKLRYDPTCDVENQNHDVAISRCPVHTLAEDGDMFVYDEFKDVELATLSGFCVFCGKCVQVCNEVDARKFMTYLWDGKVSDDCISCGICAEVCQKQAITLNRGSISVDLDKCILCENCAVHCPVDAIPKSTMYKNEIKDGFNFIEQELCMHCGLCYKTCSYDAIDKIDGNFVVNEENCIYCGACKNACPARAFLFERNFKDSIEGI from the coding sequence ATGTTTTTGTCAACTAATACATGTGAAGGAAAAAGAGATTGTATTAATCAATGCCCTACAAAAGCTATTAAATTTATCAATGGAAAATCATTTAGCTGTCTTACCTGTGGAATATGTCATAAAAACTGTCCTAATGGAGCAATTTTCCAAAATAGCTATGGAGGATATGTTGTAGATAGAGCTAAATGTAATGGTTGTGGAATGTGTCTATACAACTGTCCTATTGATAATATTACTATTGAAGACGGTATTGTGTATGGTATTTGTGCACGTTGTGGTGTTTGTCAGGAAGCATGTCCAAACCGTGTTGACGGATATGAACTTGAAAAAGACAAACAATTGAACTTAATTAGATCAATTCAAATTCTCAATCCACCAATAAATAAAGTTCCTCACAAAAAAGAAAGTGAAACAAAAATGATTTCAAGAAATTACTTTGGAACTGATATGGACAATTGTATTTTATGTGGAAGATGTAGTGAATATTGTCCAACAGGTGCGATTCATGTTAAAATCGACAGAGATGAAGGAATCTGCTGTGAATGTAGAGTTTGTGAAGATGTCTGTCCTAACGGTTCAATGAATAAACATCAAATTATCAATAAAAATTCCTGTACTCTTTGTCTTAACTGTTTGAAAGCTTGTCCTCACGAGGCAATTTCAGTAAGTGACTTTGAAATTACAGTTAATAAATTAAATCAAAAGTCAACAGGTTCATTAATTTCATGTTTAAACTGTGGATTATGTGCTGATTTATGTGAAAATGACTCTCATAAGAAAGTTGATGGTAAATTAAGATATGATCCAACCTGTGATGTTGAAAATCAAAATCATGATGTAGCTATTAGTCGCTGTCCGGTTCATACTTTAGCTGAAGACGGAGATATGTTTGTCTACGATGAATTTAAAGACGTAGAATTAGCAACATTATCCGGATTTTGTGTATTTTGTGGAAAATGTGTTCAAGTGTGTAATGAAGTTGATGCACGTAAATTCATGACTTACTTATGGGATGGAAAAGTCTCAGATGATTGTATTTCATGTGGAATCTGTGCTGAAGTATGTCAAAAACAAGCTATTACACTTAACAGAGGAAGCATTTCCGTTGATTTGGATAAATGTATATTATGTGAAAACTGTGCAGTACATTGTCCGGTTGATGCAATTCCTAAATCTACAATGTATAAAAATGAAATCAAAGATGGATTCAATTTCATTGAACAGGAATTATGTATGCACTGTGGATTATGTTATAAAACTTGTTCATATGATGCAATTGATAAAATTGACGGTAATTTTGTTGTTAATGAAGAAAATTGTATTTATTGTGGAGCATGTAAGAATGCATGTCCAGCAAGAGCATTTTTATTCGAAAGAAATTTTAAAGATTCAATAGAGGGTATTTAA
- a CDS encoding NADH-quinone oxidoreductase subunit H produces the protein MFSNLLTNPIIAVILTVLVCFVISTLLPGIERKYVHARIQQRIGPLVISPGIMAPLKFMFKENVEVSSPVPKLYKMLPIVCFMVVLCVFIALTPQAYQIPTLASLVTIVGFLKVEEICYVLMGALSKSIMSVRMPFPDRIKGAVHNDAPVSFIEDISARRSLRMITYGSFPLYLALFAPVAAAGSIFLKDIVAFQQVHGPFLFTVSGAIAAIVFFMGYMIILNEYPFSIIKAKSDVIEGPYMEYAAKYRAIVVLTRGFFMFVLGCVFSVLFIGVPPSIFSLGILVNIAVALIFVLMMGIFSAFAPVFTNKQLLPTILGTTLLGVFAIVLGLL, from the coding sequence ATGTTTTCAAATTTACTTACAAATCCAATAATTGCAGTAATTCTTACAGTTCTTGTTTGTTTTGTAATCTCAACATTACTTCCTGGAATTGAAAGAAAATATGTGCATGCAAGAATCCAACAAAGGATTGGGCCTTTGGTAATTTCTCCTGGAATTATGGCTCCACTTAAATTCATGTTTAAGGAAAATGTTGAAGTTTCATCTCCGGTTCCAAAATTATACAAAATGTTGCCGATTGTATGTTTCATGGTGGTTTTATGTGTTTTCATTGCATTAACTCCTCAAGCTTACCAAATTCCAACTCTTGCAAGTTTAGTTACAATTGTTGGATTTTTAAAAGTTGAAGAAATATGTTATGTATTAATGGGAGCATTATCCAAATCCATTATGTCTGTAAGAATGCCTTTCCCAGACCGTATTAAAGGTGCAGTTCACAATGATGCTCCAGTATCATTTATTGAAGATATCAGTGCAAGAAGATCTTTAAGAATGATTACCTACGGGTCTTTCCCATTGTATTTAGCATTATTTGCTCCTGTTGCTGCTGCAGGCAGTATCTTCTTAAAAGATATTGTTGCATTCCAACAAGTCCACGGACCATTCTTATTTACAGTATCTGGTGCAATTGCGGCTATTGTATTTTTCATGGGATATATGATAATTTTAAACGAATATCCATTTTCAATAATTAAAGCTAAATCTGATGTTATTGAAGGTCCATACATGGAATATGCTGCAAAATACAGAGCAATTGTTGTTTTAACAAGAGGATTCTTCATGTTCGTTCTTGGATGTGTATTTTCCGTATTGTTTATTGGAGTTCCACCAAGCATTTTCTCTTTAGGAATTCTTGTTAATATTGCTGTTGCTTTAATTTTTGTCTTGATGATGGGAATTTTCTCAGCATTCGCACCGGTATTTACAAATAAACAGTTACTTCCAACAATTTTAGGAACAACCTTGCTTGGAGTATTCGCTATTGTACTTGGATTATTATAG
- a CDS encoding right-handed parallel beta-helix repeat-containing protein, producing the protein MTGNNTIIQNLKFINGKSDNGGAIYVEANQCSMKKCEFNNNNADNNGGAVYCEGKLNCTDCIFKNNHISKKSVTYGGAICSKNSVTIDKCTFENNEGYNGGSIYIGEGNSTIKNSQFKNNNVNHYGAGICTEDNLFVQNCTFIKNEAIAAGGTAGGAIYSKKRVTVNSSTFEDNEASGAFMFDCIGGAIYCGNIDCNSTTFKENYAWDQGGAIYINSFGNSTIKNSIFIKNKNEYYGGAIYLASVTSHISLIHNIFTENYVRGKLGSIAYTKGYFDEISKNYFYSEKPNWSSHLLCREGTTTVIDCEDSNYARTMEEYNNMGPA; encoded by the coding sequence ATAACTGGAAATAATACAATTATCCAGAATTTAAAATTCATTAATGGAAAATCAGACAATGGTGGAGCAATCTATGTTGAAGCAAACCAGTGCAGTATGAAAAAATGTGAATTCAACAATAACAATGCAGACAACAACGGTGGAGCAGTTTATTGTGAAGGAAAATTAAACTGTACAGATTGTATTTTTAAAAATAACCACATATCAAAAAAATCTGTAACATATGGAGGAGCAATATGCTCTAAAAATAGTGTTACAATTGATAAATGTACTTTTGAAAACAATGAAGGATACAATGGTGGATCAATATATATTGGTGAAGGAAACTCTACAATCAAAAACTCACAATTTAAAAACAATAATGTAAATCATTATGGAGCAGGAATCTGTACAGAAGACAATTTATTTGTCCAAAATTGTACATTCATTAAAAATGAAGCAATAGCTGCTGGAGGAACTGCTGGAGGAGCTATTTATTCTAAAAAAAGAGTCACCGTGAATTCTTCTACATTTGAAGATAATGAAGCATCAGGCGCATTTATGTTTGATTGCATAGGTGGCGCAATATATTGTGGAAACATTGATTGTAACAGCACTACTTTTAAAGAAAACTATGCTTGGGACCAGGGTGGAGCAATATACATCAATTCTTTTGGAAACTCTACAATCAAAAACTCAATATTTATAAAAAACAAAAACGAATATTATGGAGGAGCAATCTACCTAGCTAGTGTCACATCCCATATTAGTTTAATTCATAATATATTTACAGAAAACTATGTACGTGGCAAATTAGGATCAATTGCTTACACTAAAGGATATTTTGATGAAATAAGTAAAAACTACTTCTATTCTGAAAAACCAAACTGGAGTAGTCACTTATTATGTCGTGAAGGCACTACAACAGTAATAGACTGTGAAGATTCAAATTATGCTAGAACAATGGAAGAATACAATAACATGGGACCTGCCTAA
- the cas4 gene encoding CRISPR-associated protein Cas4, with the protein MINLSSIKMHMYCPMSLYLKTHTNIEDADKCNQYLEIKNLKIDIQDLMQKNIRKIKKSMNLEEIEKTLSQNIYEYIQNTTESLKSSNITITQDQIDEINDETYFNIKTLSIKSKKAMTILDKDGFGISEMFFPNCMYSYLIKDHQLELIGICDKIEIIDGKYYPISIKSTNPPIKGVWDQDAIELVGAAILLEEEFDTEVFVGFVDYKKIGDRRPVVMDVNLRKALFSVIREVKEIIENKKQPKVKKNPKKCRNCEYEHICLEK; encoded by the coding sequence ATGATAAATTTATCTTCAATTAAAATGCACATGTACTGTCCAATGAGCCTATATTTAAAAACACACACCAATATTGAGGATGCTGACAAATGCAACCAGTATCTGGAAATTAAAAATCTAAAAATTGATATTCAGGATTTAATGCAAAAAAATATTCGGAAAATTAAAAAATCAATGAATTTAGAAGAAATAGAAAAAACATTATCTCAAAACATTTATGAATACATCCAAAATACAACCGAATCACTAAAATCATCCAATATAACCATTACACAAGACCAGATTGATGAAATTAATGATGAAACTTATTTTAACATAAAAACATTAAGTATCAAATCTAAAAAAGCAATGACAATACTTGATAAAGATGGATTTGGTATTAGCGAGATGTTTTTTCCAAACTGCATGTATTCCTATTTAATCAAAGACCATCAACTTGAATTAATAGGAATTTGCGATAAAATAGAAATTATTGATGGCAAATATTACCCAATAAGCATTAAAAGTACAAATCCTCCAATAAAAGGTGTTTGGGACCAGGACGCAATAGAACTAGTAGGAGCAGCAATACTTCTTGAAGAGGAATTTGATACTGAAGTATTCGTAGGATTTGTGGATTATAAAAAAATTGGTGATAGACGTCCAGTAGTAATGGATGTAAATCTTAGAAAAGCACTGTTTAGTGTGATTCGAGAAGTAAAAGAAATAATTGAAAATAAAAAACAGCCAAAAGTTAAAAAGAATCCTAAAAAATGTAGAAATTGTGAATATGAACACATATGTTTAGAAAAATAA
- a CDS encoding NADH-quinone oxidoreductase subunit B family protein — protein sequence MGIKSFSRARAIHVMLVYTGGCNGCDIEIVNSILSPRFDAEQYNVFLTWNPREADVLVVTGPVTHLNRKPLEAIYDAIPNPKLVVAAGSCALMGGVYKNCHGDIPSEEIEGPVENIIPVNAKIPGCAVRPQDVLAGVVSLLPTLLDAD from the coding sequence ATGGGAATCAAATCATTTTCAAGAGCAAGAGCAATCCACGTTATGTTAGTTTATACTGGTGGATGTAATGGATGTGATATTGAGATTGTTAATTCAATATTGTCCCCAAGATTTGATGCTGAACAATATAATGTGTTTTTAACCTGGAACCCTCGTGAAGCTGATGTTTTGGTTGTTACAGGTCCGGTTACACACTTAAATAGAAAACCATTAGAAGCAATCTATGATGCTATTCCTAATCCAAAATTAGTTGTAGCTGCTGGAAGCTGTGCTTTAATGGGTGGAGTTTATAAGAATTGTCATGGTGATATTCCTTCAGAAGAAATTGAAGGTCCAGTTGAAAACATTATACCTGTTAATGCTAAAATCCCAGGTTGTGCTGTAAGACCTCAAGATGTTTTAGCTGGTGTTGTATCACTTTTACCTACATTATTGGATGCGGATTAG
- a CDS encoding energy-converting hydrogenase B subunit J: MMLSLGPIIFGFILGAIIGTQIKVNRSDMEFTLASFVVIFIAGLIAAWQFGNYPFYTDLPISTAFVSALIGIFVGKFLFARSK, from the coding sequence ATGATGTTAAGTTTAGGCCCAATTATATTCGGATTTATATTAGGTGCAATTATAGGAACTCAAATCAAAGTTAACCGCTCTGATATGGAATTTACTTTAGCATCATTTGTAGTAATCTTTATTGCAGGACTTATTGCTGCTTGGCAATTTGGTAATTATCCGTTCTATACAGATTTACCAATTTCAACTGCATTTGTATCTGCTTTAATAGGAATTTTTGTAGGCAAATTTTTATTTGCAAGGAGTAAATAA
- a CDS encoding MnhB domain-containing protein, whose amino-acid sequence MSQTSMILKLISLPISIILICIGIMTILGGHITPGGGFQGGAMIAGGVILSILVYGVGNSPLEFSHAFIEVLESIGALGFIALGLVGLLLGGSFLYNVGADLSNVVPAMIQNIFHYPDVTNAGIIPYLNIFVGLKVFVGLSSIVIAFAGFKKFTQENE is encoded by the coding sequence ATGAGTCAAACTAGTATGATTTTAAAATTAATTTCCCTACCAATCTCAATTATATTGATTTGTATTGGTATAATGACTATTCTTGGTGGTCACATCACTCCTGGTGGAGGTTTCCAAGGTGGTGCTATGATTGCAGGTGGAGTTATCTTATCTATTCTTGTTTACGGTGTAGGTAATTCTCCATTGGAATTTTCACATGCATTTATTGAAGTTTTAGAATCAATCGGTGCACTTGGATTTATTGCATTAGGATTAGTTGGTTTATTGCTTGGTGGATCATTCTTATACAATGTTGGTGCAGACTTATCAAATGTTGTTCCAGCTATGATTCAAAATATTTTCCATTATCCTGATGTTACAAACGCAGGAATTATTCCATATCTCAATATTTTCGTAGGATTAAAGGTATTTGTTGGATTATCCTCAATTGTTATTGCATTTGCAGGATTTAAAAAATTTACACAGGAGAATGAATGA
- a CDS encoding energy-converting hydrogenase B subunit P has product MKFVMRPYHIISLGGYIIEWDFPYRNLIIVNPTSEPIKLEIPVFDEEWIQEHRDLGLEVIPVTKNDNYLSMWKRAHAKLDKIRPKNE; this is encoded by the coding sequence ATGAAATTTGTTATGAGACCATATCACATAATCAGTCTTGGAGGATACATTATTGAATGGGATTTTCCTTATAGGAATCTTATAATTGTTAATCCTACATCCGAACCAATTAAATTGGAAATTCCAGTTTTTGATGAAGAATGGATCCAAGAACATAGGGATTTAGGACTTGAAGTTATTCCAGTTACTAAAAATGATAATTATTTGAGTATGTGGAAAAGAGCACATGCTAAATTAGATAAAATAAGGCCAAAAAATGAATGA